One part of the Janthinobacterium sp. 17J80-10 genome encodes these proteins:
- the mutM gene encoding bifunctional DNA-formamidopyrimidine glycosylase/DNA-(apurinic or apyrimidinic site) lyase codes for MPELPEVEVTRRGVAPHVEGKEVSGVVLRHSGLRWPFPPELERLLAGRTVRATGRRGKYLLLRFDHGTLIIHLGMSGHIRILPAATPPQKHDHVDLVLGDQALRLTDPRRFGAVLWHGADEGAVEEHILLRHLGVEPLEPAFTAELLHRVTRGRNAPIKQLLLAGNVVVGVGNIYASESLFKARIHPKTAAGRISLARYTLLAAAIRETLAAAIVQGGSSLRDFINVNGQSGYFQQSYFVYNRTGQPCRICGKPVRQIQQGQRSTFYCANCQK; via the coding sequence ATGCCTGAATTGCCAGAAGTTGAAGTGACCCGGCGCGGCGTCGCGCCGCATGTGGAGGGTAAGGAGGTCAGCGGCGTCGTGCTGCGCCATAGCGGCTTGCGCTGGCCATTTCCGCCGGAACTCGAGCGCCTGCTGGCCGGCCGCACGGTGCGCGCCACCGGCCGGCGCGGCAAATACCTGTTGTTGCGTTTCGATCATGGCACGCTGATCATCCATCTTGGCATGTCCGGCCACATCCGCATCTTGCCGGCGGCAACCCCGCCGCAAAAACATGACCATGTCGATTTGGTGCTGGGCGACCAGGCGCTGCGCCTGACCGATCCGCGCCGATTCGGCGCCGTGCTCTGGCATGGCGCCGATGAGGGGGCAGTGGAAGAGCACATCCTGTTGCGCCACCTCGGCGTTGAACCGCTGGAGCCGGCATTTACGGCCGAATTGCTGCACCGTGTGACGCGCGGGCGCAACGCGCCAATCAAGCAGCTGTTGCTGGCTGGCAACGTTGTCGTTGGCGTCGGCAATATTTATGCATCCGAAAGTTTGTTCAAGGCCCGCATTCATCCGAAGACGGCGGCAGGGCGCATCAGCCTGGCGCGCTATACTTTGCTGGCCGCGGCAATCCGCGAAACACTGGCGGCCGCCATAGTGCAGGGCGGCAGCAGCCTGCGCGATTTCATCAACGTCAATGGCCAGTCGGGTTACTTCCAGCAGAGCTATTTTGTCTACAATCGCACCGGCCAGCCATGCCGCATCTGCGGCAAGCCGGTGCGCCAGATCCAGCAAGGGCAGCGCTCGACCTTTTACTGCGCAAATTGTCAAAAATGA